Genomic window (Athene noctua chromosome 20, bAthNoc1.hap1.1, whole genome shotgun sequence):
AGCAGCGTTACCAGCTGCACTACAGACAGGCTCCTTCCCCAGAGGGCAGTTCCTTACCTTTTGGATCTGATGCTGGGTTAAACACGCCATCGGGGCAGAGGCTCCCAGgatcccagcagcagcaccagaagccacccaggctctgcagggctgaCTCCCCGCCTCTTCACGTGATCCTGAGCACTGTGATAACAAGTAGTGCTGGGCAAGCGAACTGTTGCgcagccagcagagctgcctcaCGAGGAATTGTCCCCAACTCTGGCCATTTGTTCCTGGCAGGGACACTCAGGGCTGCAAAGTTTTGCTTTGGCTCTTGGTGCTAACAAAGTACACAAAAACGTTCTGCTCGGGTGTGAACACAAAATTGATCCACTTCTTAAATCAAAGGAGAAATCACTGCTTTAAATAATaacccagatttaaaaaaaaccagagcAGTTAAAATGGTAAACAGTGGGAAAATAAGATaaggaaggtaaaataaaattcaaataggATGAAAAGATCTAAAAGTTTTGAAACAAATTTGAAGTGGCAATTCAGGCTCCTACAGAGCCCTTTAGGCTGTCAGTGAGTCCTGCTGGTGCTTCAGCACCTGAAAGGGCCTCCAGCAACCCATGAGATGACAAATGTCAGACTAAAGGGTGTTAAAGCTAAAAAGCTTTCACTAAGGATTTGGGAAAATTCATAGAGCTGTTATTTTCAATCACAGCTGCTCTTTAGCGATGTACAGCTTCACTTGCTCCGTTCACTCTCCTGCAGCTCCAAACGTGCGTGTGAATAGATAAACCCAAAGCCACAGTTCAAACCAGagggagaaaaatgcaaaaagatCTAAAAGGCAAAAGGGAGTGAAGAACAGACGCCAGCCCAGCGGTGGCGCTCCCCACCAACACTTCCTTCCCATTGCACTGGAATCCCAGGGGCAGATGTTTTCCTCTCCAGAGAAAAGAAGTGTTTGGCTCttgcagaaaacactgaaaagatcCTTTCAGCAAGACTTCACAAAGTAACATCGTGGGGGCGGTTTTATGCATCACTCACCTAGCCAAAAGAAAACTCAGCAGAATGGAGGAGTGCAAAGTGCTCATGGGACGGTGGTCACTTCCAAATATATTTGCTAGCAACTGAAAATCCATCTTAAAGAGatgtggggggggggaggaatgtCCGCTAGTCCGTAAGGGAATccactctggagaaaaaaaatctctcatcttattctttttccttttttttttttaataaaaagggaattcagtgttttcactggaaaacctCTCTTTGTGAGCAtttacagtttcttttcaaaCTTCTCCCTGCACAGAAGAGGATACGAATTCAGTAgcttaaaaagataaattcataCACACTGGTACACACTCCTGTGCCACTCCTCCGGGCTCTGCGTTACCTCCATCAGCTGTCATGTCGTGTACTTCTCATTCCCAGTCTTTCTTTTTCCAGTAATTTAGTACGTCATCTTCTCCACTCCCCACCTTACGCACACATGATGACTTCAGAAGCTGTTTCAGTTCATATGCATGACAGTAAACCACAGTTTTCCTGTTCTGTGGATTGTTTTGAGCAATATAACCAGCAGACCACAGCACACAACACAGCAAGTACCAGAGAATAACTGACTGCATAAACTAGGAGAGGCATCTTGGTTACAGCAGCATTCATCAGCATCTGTTCTTAGGAACCCTCTAGTTCTTTGTCGCTCCAGGCATCCTCCTATTTTGAGGCTTAGAAAACTTTTTCTGCAAGAGGAAAACCACCCCCACCACATAATGCCCCAAAAAAGGTCAAAGAGAAGGATGTCATCTTTGTAAATACCTTCCAGTAAGTTTAAATAAGGAAGGCAGAAAGGACAAAACTGGGAAATTAcccccttttcctctccttcctccccctcgGAGAGCTCTTTTCCAGACTATTAAAGAACATTTTCTCTTGCCAGCTCCACAAGAAAACTGCACTTCTGATAAACTCCATTGGAGGCTGCCAAAGCCCATCCCATGTCTGTACCAAAGGTACAGGAGCAAGTGGCATCTGGAACATGGACAACCCTGCAGCAGACAAAGCACAAGTGTTTCAAAGGCCTTTCTGACTGGCACAATTATCCTAATTTCCTCCTCAATAAGAGTTTCTATTGAAACTATTTGGAGCCAAGCCAGCTTGCCAGTTCTCCAGAGCTTAGCACTCTCACCAAAACTGCTACTGTTGGAGCTGCCAGGGTTATTAGGCAAGCAAAAATTTCAACTTGATTTCTTATCACCTCTCCTCAAGTATTCCATATGATCAGCAACAAGTGACAGAATATTTATTGAGAAATAAGGAGCACAGGAACAATAACCATAAAGTCTATTTAAATTGTATATTAGTTTGTAAAATGGCATAGATACTTGAATACTTTTGTTTTCCCCTGTATTGGCATTCCATTCTTTCAAGTTATCAGAAGCCTCAGAGATGCAGTAATTTTCCATCAAGAGAATTCTCATTAGCATCAACAGGTAAAAACAAGATTGTTACTTGCTTTGAAAATCAGCAAGGTAAAAAGCTTAGGGTGTGATAGGGCAAGGGGATTTTACAAGAATAAAACCAATATAGTCCCAGCTGCCTCTGTTGAATCTTTACTCTATAGTTTTAAGTGAGTTACATAGAAAAATTGGAATCATCAGGATTAGCAGTCTTTTTCCAAAGACAGATCAGTTTTCTTTACCCTTGGACTCTTTCCCCATCACTGTATTAGTCCTGCAGGAATCCAGCAAGCACCAGTTTTCTTTGATGATacctttcattctttccttttgctCAGCTATTCAAAGAGCTGGTAAATCCTTGCCAAAAGGAACTGCAGTCCAAGAGAATCTTAAATGCCACGGAGCATTTTGTCCTCTTCTTTCTTGGTTTAGTCCTGCTaagcatttcatttaaaaaagtcATCAATGCCAATAAGCAGCATCAGAGCCTACAACCTTTCACCTGTTTCACAGCCTGCTCCCATTTTGTCACTGGAGTGAGGCCAATGTCACTGTAGTCAAGTAGTCTGGGACAAAGGAAGCCAGGGAAGGCAAAAACACAAGAGAAATACCTTTCCGTACAATAAATGAGCTGCACAAACTGTTTTTGAAAGTTACAGGCTGAGTCTTTGTAACACATCATGAAAGTGCTCACTTAGGAAAGATGCTATCTGCCAGCATTTTCAGTTGAAAGAGTAGTGCGTGGGGTAGGCAGACAGCTAGGAAACACACAATTTGTTACCAGCCGTTGACTGAAGACACTGTTTCTACAGCAACAGGCAGTTTTCTCCATTGACTTCAGTCCCTATCCCCTTCCTAGGGACCAAGAGCAcaatttgcattttgaaaacccAACTTAGTTTCTACAGGTTTATGTAGACAATACTCCCAACAGTCCTGTATTTGGCAATGAAACTCTTTCAGCTATTTGCTGAAGTGATGGTGAAATCAGTAAAGCAGTCCAGGCTTGTCGCTGAGCAGGACCTCTTTTGCTGTACATCTACTTTTTGCTTATTCATAAAGGAATGTCATAATCCACAAGGACTCATGTGAtgagtaaaaaaacccaataatccTACACAATAGCTGGAGTTATTAACATCGATCTTGCTTTTCAGAAGACAGAAGTGCCTCTGCATACAGAAGACTTAAAAGAAAGCAGAcataaaaggaaaatgcaaattaaaaattaaaacttttattctGTTAAAGTGTCCAGTCTTACAAGTCTTTCAGAGAAAACAATAGCAGCCTTCAGTGCTTAAGGTGGAGGTGCTGTTGATCAGCTGCCCAAACAATCCCACATACAAAGTGAATGTCATGATTCTGAAATGTTACATCAAAATTGCAGGTCTCAGATGCCAAACCACAACCCTGCTCGTGCATTTACAAAGTGGGAGTGAACAATGTTTAAGCCATGAGTAGTGTCGTAAATGGACACATTTGTCAGCTGTAAAAGATGACTCAGGCTCATTAGCCCCCTTCTCATTAAGTCTCCTCTAGAAAAATTTCCCCCATTGTTCAATAAAATTCCTTTAAAGGAGacagagggaagaagggaagggtaaTTCCAGAAATCCTAAATTAAGCCTTTCTTTGTGTGAATTCCCACAAAGTTCATCTTTACTACTGGGGTCCAGCAATTCACGTACAGCTACTTTTGAAAAGGGATTTCAGGGGTGAGATTTCTGGAGGATTTCATATTTCCAAAGCAGTTGAATATTAACCTACCACTGCAGctgaagggatggagggagaAAAGTCTGGAGTCAAACAATACTCTTGTCCAGTTCCAATTCTGCTTCATGCACTATTAGAATGCAGGTAAGACAGAAAACTCACTGTTTTGGCACATGCTTAGTAAAACTACAGGATCCACTGTGTGGCCAGGCAgcggagagggaaaaaaaaattttccttttcaaaagtgAAGTTTAAGCAATAGTTTTACTAGTTAGCATTCACACAGCCTTACCTTAGGTAACATTTCAGAGTAGATGACTCTATGATATGACAATATTGTTTGTCAGTGAGAAGTCACGCCAAGAGTTAAGAAATCTCTCCAtggttgaaagaaaaagaatcagagGGAACAGCTGGCTTCAGGCAGAGACTATTAAAAACACACTTGAAGGAACAAGTGCCTCTGTGGAGAAGTTACATTAATATATCTCTAGAGAAGGCACAGCtattaatgaggaaaaaaagagaaagttactCCTCCCCTgaaggaggacaaaaaaaaaaaacataaaaagaaaaaaatcccaagagcTCAAACCATGCGATtcccttcccaaagcagaaaaaaaggtaaGGAAAGGAAACAATGTCACAGATGTTGAATTGataatatttgaaatttttttccataCACATCATCTGTAAAGGATGTGCTATTGTTCTCAAAATTCCTAGAATAATTtgttagagaggaaaaaaaaccccaggatttCACCGTGGTTCAGCAACAGAAAGCCACTTAATACTATTTATGGTAATGAACACCAAgaactttaattaaaatgaagTGAGCTAAATGGAGTGTATAAAtggtaataagaaaaaataaaaaatgaggtaGGATATTATCCGGAAGTGACAATTTATACCAAAGAACACCACATCATGAAAGATACCTGTAACAGCTACTTAACCAGACTGGCAGAGTAAATTAATTCCAGCTGCTGAATTAACCAGAGACCAAAtcataaaatcagaaaacaatCTCAAAGTACAACTTCAGCTAACATTCCAGTGCATAGTTTCAGAGATACAGCAAGATTTAACACATTGAATAGGCTTGGTATTCCTTGCCTTTCAGCTGGTTCAAAATAATTGCAACTTACTACTTTTTGGGGTATTTAACAGGAAAGGTAGAATTACTAACCTTCAGTCCTAACACAGGATGAGTGTGCTTGTGATCTACAGGAGCTCCAAGAACTCAGTCAGCTCAGAAGTGCTATTAAGGAAACAGTTGGTTTTAATTCAAGTTATTGTATGGTTTAGCAGCTAATAAATAATCTGGTTTGCTACTACTAGAGTGCTTTGAAAAGCCTGTCAGGAGAACAAGACACTGACCAGACTGTTGATTGTTTGCTTAAATTGAATTTTTTCTGAATGCACAGATCGGTCTCAGAAATAAAACCCCTAAACTTCAGTTTAATGGAAACTTAAAGGAGGAAATATACACTGATTGAATGCTTGCAAATGAGGAAGGATTGTTGGTGTAAGCTCATCCCGCAGACTGAGCAATCCAGACAAGTATGGGAAGTGGATGACTCACTCTGCTGTGGGTTGAGTTCTGCAGGAGTCCTGAGCAGTAAACACATTCAGGACCTCATGGTTTAGACCCTATCCTTGAAGTTTTAAAGCTTCTTCCATCTCACCACATAAGACTGATACTCTGGAATCAGTATCTATTTGAGGGAAGACCAAGAAGCACATATCAGGAGTAAATAAAACATATTGCTCTCTTCCAGAGTGGCAATGTATTTTTGTGCCACCCATTTCTGGTACAAAAAGCTATCAGACTGCTCATCATCCCAATTTTGCCACACAGGAAGCTATCTCAAGCCCTAGCAGCCACGATCTAAAAAACTGAGCTTGGAATatttcaacagcagcaaaaaGCTAGTGTTTTCATGCATAATCAATACTGGCCTGTCTTATAATTGCTTTGTAGACCTCAGGCATAGGGCAGTCTCTACTCAGCAAGCAGCAGGAGTACAGCTCTGTTATTTGCTCAGAAGTTAGAGACAGTCTCTCATTTCTAGCAGAGTAGCCTATTGTCCACTTGTCCTAGGGACTCAGCACCGAGATACATGGCAGTTCAGGAGACTTGCGAGCTTCTAGAAGCACTGCAGAACACTTTCAGGAGCTGCTTATAGAAGCTTCTAACATAGCTGTGTAAGGGTTAGTTTGTGTAACTAAGTCCACAACTAGAAAAGAGTCAAAGCACTCATCTACAGTGATCTAGGCATACAGAAGAGATCTCTCTGCTCCTGTAAGCTAGGTGAAGATCCTGTGAggtgctctgctctttcagtcCCACCTAGTCTAAAATAATGTGTTGTAAACCAGTTAGCGAGTGGCCTTGAACACAAAACAGTTCAAGTCTCTATGCAGTAGCCATTACTCTCTAGCACTATCTTTTGGCACagagtaagggaaaaaaaaaaaagtttccttcaCAATTCAAACAATCCCCACACCCAGCATGAGGAACTGACTGGAAAACAGTATTACTGTAGCTAAGCCTGAAGCCATTCCTGCTTTACTTGAGAAGCACTAAGCCCACCTAGCAATTTCTGCCCTCTCTGTTGATCCAAAATGCTTGTGCAAATAGAACAAGTACAATCCAAGCAGCATCAGCATCTATATTTCCCCGTTCTTTCAGCACTAGCCGCAACTAACACAATTTCAAGACACTAACCCTGTTAGAAACAAGAAGAGCTTTTACAGTACCCTGCCTCCCAGGGAGATTTAATTACATTATTCCCTGGACTGTTTAAACTTTTCATAGTGAATGGACTAAGGGAGGCAGAATTTACATCTTTCTTAAAAGCAGTTTTATAAACAGATCTCCTGGATTTAAATGTAGCTTTATTTAAGCATCTGAACATCAACAAATCCAGCGCCCAGTTAACATTGTTCATGGTTTCAGCATGTTTAGTGTATATATGTTCATATCTTACATCTGATGAAGAAAGCCACAGTGTGCCTTATTGCCCCAACATCCAAGGGATCACCACGATTTGCTAAGCCAGGGCACTCACTGGCAGCTTGCCAGGAACTGCTCTGGAGATGGCTGCAGCTTCCCCCTTTGGTACACATGGGAGGCCTCCAAACTTCTCATGCCAGCACTTTGGAGCCAACCTGATGTCTGATGCAGAGTATTACAACCAGGACCTGCAGGTCCTTGAGCCTCCTCTTCCTTCTGATGAAAAAGAGCAGACTTAGGGTGTATTGTAGGCACACCTTAACCACCCCACCTTAAGGACATGATTATCAGTAGCTATTACAAGTTATCTACCTCTGCCAGTGCAGAAGGTTCGGGTTTTTTCTGTCAAACAATACCAAACAGGTCAGACTTGTTTCAATAAAAACTGCTCTGTCCCAGGGATCTAGAGGAACTCAGTCCATGGAGGATTCTCATACCACTCCTTAATGCTGACAGAATGAAAGGGGGAAGAAATAGGAGGACAGGTTTCTTTTCCAGCACCAATTTCAATCAGCATTAGCCTCTTATTTACATCAAGAGGTGTAACAGGAACTGACAGCTGTTAAAGTGAGAggacaacagggaaaaaaaaaaagaaaaaaaaatcaagcagctCCATAGACTGCACTCATGAAAAACACTGGCAAAGCATCTAATAGCTTAAGGGTTGGGGGAGGCAAAAGGTGCAGAGGAAACCTGAGTGTTCCTCTGTACTAACACCACAACCCGAGGAGACACCCCAACACACTGGCCAGTTGTATGTTCATATTTGATACATCACAAAATATCAGGAATTTAAAAGTAGCTTAAAAACTTTAAAAGCCAGATCCTGAAGCAACTCAGTGCTTCTGGTGAGTAGATTAGACAGTCTGACTGCTTTTTATCCAGATCTTTCTCCCACTTGCACTATAATCATCCATTTCAGAACAGGCTAAAGCTCTGGAATTATGTCAGTTAGTGCCTCCAGCACACCGGCTGGAGAAGGATGCTACGTGATCTACTCAGAACAAGTGACTTGAAACTGTTAAAATAGTGCAATCTTAAATGAAGAAATAGTTGGGGTGGTTTGGTTCCTTCTCTAGGGGCAGAGGAGAAGGTGTGGAGTGCAAAGGGGAAAGacaattgattaaaaaaaaaaagatcctgcaTTCAAGCTGATGTCTGAAAAGTTTATCCCCCAAATTCTAATGCCAGCATCTAGATAAAATCAGCTGTTTGTATCCTATCCCACCCCAGTGTGGGGCCTCACTGACTGAATCTCCAGGTCAGAGGGGAACAGTACCAGGTGTCACAGAGATGCAGGTTCAAGAGTTTCCTAGTCTCTTGATCTTTGCTTGCAGGACACTGGACACTCTCAGTCCCTGACACATATAAGCCCCATCTGGAGCAATGCAGCAATCACcacatttcattttctcctccaTTCAAAGGTGTTTCTTCTCACCAGTACCATCCACCTCACCCCACTTCCTGTCCAGAAGAACAGCAACACCTCTTACTCCCACTGGCCCTTGCTCAGAGGCCAACTAAGCTGTCTTGATCCTCATCCTGATCCCAAGCTTCCCCCATCCTGCATCTGAGGCAGGAAGCAGCCTCATCCAGAGTCATGTTTGTTCAGGGACTCCTTGGCTAGTCTGGTTGTGATCGGAAGGGAGAAAGGGGAGGATCTGGGGAAAAGGGGACTGGAATGGCCTTTTGTCTCCTTCTTGTTGGTCAGaggcttttcccttttttcagggGTTCAAGCTTGCTCTTTGTCCGCCCTCCACAGCCGCTCTTTGACTTCCAAGGGCAGTGTGTTGAAGAGGTCCTCCTCCACCACAAGCCCACTGCGTTTCAGCAGAGGACACTCTCCCAGCTCCACAGGCAGGCACTCCAAGCGGTTCCCTCGTAGCTCTATCTGCGACAGATTTGTCAGCTCTCCAACCCGGGATGGGAGCGACTGCAGCACATTGTTTCCCAGGTTCAAGGTTCTCAGCTTCCTGCACTGGAACAGCTCTGGTGGGAGACTCtcaatctgagaaaaaaaaaaaaatcataggcaAAGTCACCAGCAAACAGGACACACGCTCATAAGAAACCAAGCTCACACAATGCTTCAATGTTTACAGAGCATTGCTTTTAAATCATCCACTTCTCCTTTGAGTAAGCTCCTGCTTCCCACCATAAGGGCTGTTCCCAAAGTAAAAGTCACTACACCATGATCATACGGATTCTTCTTTCAGACACTCAATTGCATTAGTTACAAAAGATCACCAGTGAGGGCTGCTAAAGCAAAAGGCATTGCCAAGGACAGGATTAGAGGACCAGAAAGCTGCTCACAGCTGGCCTATACTGTCACATGCTCCCATCAGTATTAGCTTCTTTCCATCACAAACATTCCACCCAAACTTTATACTGTCACTGGATCATAGCTCCTTTGTATTAAGTAGCCATTGTACAACTCGTATTCTACTGAACACCATGAAGACCAGATTTAGTCAGGAAACCTAATTTTGCTGTAATAAGAGCAGAAGCTACCCGGGTACAATCTCTAGATCCTGAGAACTGGGACTATTCTTCCATCATTTCTGTAGGGCTTTGAAATGTGGTAAGGACTTTCTAGTCTCCAAAGCACAGGTTTTTTTGGACAGTGtcaaaattaacaagaaaaaacaccTAAAGTCACCAGCTGTTAGCTTTCCCACCACCACCTTCATGAATCCATGAGTCACTAATTTAATAAGGCTTACTTCTATTAAAGCCTTTTAATAGTCCAGTCCTCCCAAAGAATTTATAGGAAAACAATAAGGCGAAGGTTTAACAAGCACTAAGCTACAAACTAAAGGTAGCAATTCAGTATTCCCCTCTCAAAGTCTCATCTGGGAAGCTATCATTTGCCTTTAAATGCAACTGTGTCCTTTTTAAAACTCCAATTATGCACAATATCATTCATGGCTAAATTAGACTGTAATCAGTTCTGAATGAGATGGAGTCCAAGGAAAAGCCAAGATGAGACCAGACCAATTAAAGACAATTCAATTCAGTCATTGTTACTGGTACTGTCAAGTGTTTTGCAAACAGCAACATGCAATCAAATGATCACAGGCTTTTGAAAATAATAGTGTTATTTAAGGGACAAGTATTGGTTTAGGAAGGAAGCAGCGTGCTATAATACAGCCTGCTTCCCAGAATGGTACACTAGTACCAGCCAACTCCAGAGGCCTCTATTTGCTAAGACTGCTGAGCTAGGAGAGGACACTTGAGATAATTCCTGGCCTTGGGAAATGCCAGCCTACCAGTCCTTGTGTTTCTTGCTGTCACTGTTTACTGTAAGCAACCAGGCTGTCAGAGCCCCAGGGCAATTGTGGCCTTGCCCAGACacctgcagaagaaacagaaacagcTCAGCTGTTTCACTGGGTCCCCACCACCTTTTGCTTCAGAACAGAGTGGAGCAAAGGCTGCTCCAGCTTTCCTGTtgcattagcatttttttttttttatagagaaATGGGTGGTGCCACACTGTGCTGCAGAAAATGGAGCTGCCTCTCTTTCATACAAGAGACACTCCACCCCAAGACTGCTGAGGATACACTGCAGATTAACCCTTGGGAAGCTGTGCTAGGAAGGCTGCCAGAAGACAAATGGCACAGAATTATCCAAGTTCTGAACTGGAGCTTAAGAATCCCTCATCTTTAGTGAATGCCATCCTCAGAAACTGCCTGTATCAGCCTCACTTGCcctgaagaaatattttggcttttaaTAGGAAATGTGTGCGTACTATGACGTTTACCAGGGCTTACCCATACGAACAGACTGTTAGTGCTGGGAAAACTGAGTGAGGAGCTATTAAACTGGGACAGCTGAATGGGTGATTCTTGCCTGCAGTAACTCTTCAGTGGTCAACAAAAGACTTGAACTTTCAGACACTGACTGCAAAATGCTGGATGGAGTTTTAGGAATCCTGTGTAATAGTGAACTGCGTTAGCAATTAATACTTGATTTGAGAGCACTTCCCCTGTGAAAAGCCATACCATACCAGAGCTGCTCTGCCTCTTACAGGCAGTTTGACAATGTTCAGTTATGAATGTGTCTTGCCAATAGCAGTAAGGATCTTTATATGACAGTGAAAACCAGGACTGCTCCAGGACAATTCCACTGCATGTTCCCAGAAGAACCTAGAAGCCACTAATTAGATCTGTCTGCAATTTGTAGTTATGTCAGAGCCTTTTGTAACTTCAGGTGGTAATAAACTCTGAGAAAAAGAGCCTCCCAGGAATTTGCAGACAGAATGAATGAAAGCTTCAACAAGACATTCAGCTCAGCACATCAGTCTGGGCAGTCACAGACTGATCTTTGTGATACACAGTAAATGAAATCTCCGTAATCAAAAACACAGGAACAAAGGTTCCAGAAAAAACATGGGTAGAGTTTGCTTTAAGCAAATAAACACCCTCCAACACAAGTCAGGAAACAACCTGTGGTAATCAGGCAGCATAGCACATTTGGTCATCCCCTCTAACCTGCCCAGATCTTAGACTTCAACAGTTAAGGCTTAGACTTAACCTATCTGGGATTACACAAGAAAACCCACAGCCATCATGCTGAGACACAGCAAAGTGCCACTGTATTTCCTCCCCCCTGAAAGTCAAGGAATTGCCACAGTTCACACTTTCACATTTAACTGACAATTGAAAAATGTCGTTTAGTTCACTCTGCCCCAAGTAAGGACACTGCAGAAGATTGTTTTGCTGTCTTTGCTGTCTCTCTAAAGTCACCCTTTGGAACAAAACAACGCATTTTAAAAGTAAGATCTTAAGAACCATTTTTCGTAAGTCTGTCCATATCCAACCTTCCACAAAAAGTGTATGCTTACAAGACCAAACTATGGAGTATTCCCTAGAAATGCAAAGTTGTAAGTCACACACATACACGCCTTAGACGGCTGCTGCCATAGTGTATGTACATGTCTGAAATACACAGGCTTAAGTGCATAGTTCCAGAGACTACAGGCTTCCAACTGCAGAGAAACAACTCACAGGCAGGATTTCTAAGCAGCCTCCAACTGGCACTTAGAAGCAGTTTCACTAAGAGAGGAAATGCTACCGAACAAGGGCTGTTGGAAGAAAGACTTACCCCTGGAGGTATTTGCAATGTTTTGCCTTAGATAAACCTCTCAGAGAGAAACAAAAGCTTGAGAATTTAAACAGAACAGCAGTGCCAGGAGTATTTCACACAGCACTGTAGCATGTTTAGTCACACTGATTAACAGAAGTGCCAGAGTTACTTTTACTCACACAGGAACACTGAGCTCCTTGCTCACTTACCCTGTTGGCTGTCACAGCCAGATTCTGTAGGTTTTGAAGAAGTCCAACATCTGGCGGTATGGAAGTCAAGTTGTTGTGGCTGAGATCCAAATATCGAAGTTTTCGGCAATAGAAAAGCTGGGTAGGGATCTTTTCTATCTTGTTACGATTCAGGTAAAGGCGTTCTAAATTGGTTAGGTTGCCTATTTGCATGGGGATGTAGGCAATGTGGTTGTACCACAATTTAAGGCAAGTGAGACGATGCAAGTGCTGGAAGCTGATGATTTCCTCAATGGTCTTTAGGTTATTGTCCTTCAGGTCTATCTCCTGCAGATTGTGGAGGCTAAAGATAGAGTGAGGAATGCGTTCCAAGTCACAACGGATCAGCTCAAGCTCCGTCAAGTTGACCATTTTCTTAAGGCTGTTAAGAACAATGAGCTTAGTGCCCTCATTGTTGATGGAAAGCTTCTGAAGATGCACACCAACATCTGTCACCACCTGAGGCAGCTTGGTGAGGTTACTCTTCAACCTCAACACCTTCAGCCTCTTCAGTTCCCTCAGTCCATCTATCACAATGTACCGATTGTTTTCGGCACTCAAATTCCCCGTCAGATGAAGTTCCTCTAGAGTCTTCAAGCTATAAATCCAAAGAGGAATCTCCTTGATGTCTGTGAATTTGATGTGGAGAGATTTCAAATTCTCCCTCAAGAAGGCAAGGGCTGGAGCCTCAATTTTGGCAGCTGTGTGGTAGAGCCACAGTTCCTTAAGGCTGGTGAGCTGAGCAATGCTTGGGGGAATAGTGACATCAGGGATAAGCTCCAGCTTCAAGACCTCCAGCTCAATGAGGTCAAAGACTGTGTCAGGAATGCCGCTCAACATGAAAAGATGCAATTCCAGCTTATCCTGGGAGTTCTTGGTGATCCTCTGGCGCAGCTTCTCCAAAGTCCACTCATTGTTGAGGTTGAGCTGCCGCAATTTGTTCTCACTCACCTCTGACAGAAAGACAGCAAAGCGCTTTGAGTACAGTGGGTCATACTGATCAATCAGATGGAGCATAAAAGCAAAGTCATTTTTCACATCAGGAATGTCA
Coding sequences:
- the LRRC8A gene encoding volume-regulated anion channel subunit LRRC8A codes for the protein MIPVTELRYFADTQPAYRILKPWWDVFTDYISIVMLMIAVFGGTLQVTQDKMICLPCKWVTKDSCNDSVRGWTAATPERTYYNSSLVPSTDTGPTGIRYDLDRHQYNYVDAVCYENRLHWFAKYFPYLVLLHTLIFLACSNFWFKFPRTSSKLEHFVSILLKCFDSPWTTRALSETVVEESDTKPAFGKMNGSMDKKSSTVSEDVEATVPMLQRTKSRIEQGIVDRSETGVLDKKEGEQAKALFEKVKKFRTHVEEGDIVYRLYMRQTIIKVIKFILIICYTVYYVNNITFDVDCKVDIESLTGYRMYRCAHPLATLFKILASFYISLVIFYGLICMYTLWWMLRRSLKKYSFESIREESSYSDIPDVKNDFAFMLHLIDQYDPLYSKRFAVFLSEVSENKLRQLNLNNEWTLEKLRQRITKNSQDKLELHLFMLSGIPDTVFDLIELEVLKLELIPDVTIPPSIAQLTSLKELWLYHTAAKIEAPALAFLRENLKSLHIKFTDIKEIPLWIYSLKTLEELHLTGNLSAENNRYIVIDGLRELKRLKVLRLKSNLTKLPQVVTDVGVHLQKLSINNEGTKLIVLNSLKKMVNLTELELIRCDLERIPHSIFSLHNLQEIDLKDNNLKTIEEIISFQHLHRLTCLKLWYNHIAYIPMQIGNLTNLERLYLNRNKIEKIPTQLFYCRKLRYLDLSHNNLTSIPPDVGLLQNLQNLAVTANRIESLPPELFQCRKLRTLNLGNNVLQSLPSRVGELTNLSQIELRGNRLECLPVELGECPLLKRSGLVVEEDLFNTLPLEVKERLWRADKEQA